A region of Candidatus Methylomirabilota bacterium DNA encodes the following proteins:
- a CDS encoding creatininase family protein encodes MIRLSERTYEEAARLARDPKAVIMFPLGAIEEHGPHLPLLVDLLGAEELARVVAPYLRRAGWRPVLVPSMPYGASPLAEDWSGTVSLSIGTLRRVVGEIIRGLARHGFRRFVLTNYQADPGHLRAMALIKRSAERRGRVQVLFAGFAPGRSNATMVNPRITALLRSPRPNREWHSGELETATVLAVRPRLVRRALARRLPPAWVDVKRALAEGRTTFRKMNPKGRGYFGWPAAARAETGRAALKLRARLISQDLISALQSWHPARRANRKARG; translated from the coding sequence ATGATTCGGCTCTCCGAGCGTACCTACGAGGAAGCCGCCAGGCTCGCCCGTGATCCGAAGGCGGTGATCATGTTTCCGCTGGGCGCCATCGAAGAGCATGGTCCGCACCTCCCGCTGCTCGTGGACTTGCTGGGCGCGGAGGAGCTGGCGCGGGTGGTCGCGCCCTACCTGCGGCGCGCGGGCTGGCGACCCGTGCTCGTGCCGTCGATGCCCTACGGCGCGAGCCCGCTCGCCGAGGATTGGAGCGGCACGGTGTCGCTCTCGATCGGGACGCTGCGGCGGGTGGTGGGGGAAATCATTCGCGGTCTCGCCCGCCACGGCTTCCGGCGGTTCGTGCTCACCAACTATCAGGCGGATCCAGGGCACCTCCGGGCCATGGCCCTCATCAAGCGCTCTGCCGAAAGGCGCGGCCGGGTGCAGGTGCTCTTCGCCGGTTTCGCACCGGGCCGCTCGAATGCGACCATGGTCAATCCCCGCATCACGGCGCTGCTCCGGAGTCCGCGGCCGAACCGAGAGTGGCACTCGGGCGAGCTCGAGACGGCCACGGTGCTGGCTGTTCGGCCTCGACTCGTTCGTCGCGCCCTCGCGCGCCGACTGCCGCCCGCCTGGGTGGATGTGAAGCGCGCGCTGGCTGAGGGTCGCACCACATTCAGAAAGATGAACCCGAAAGGCCGGGGATACTTCGGCTGGCCGGCGGCGGCGCGCGCCGAGACCGGCCGCGCCGCCCTCAAGCTCCGGGCCCGATTGATCTCGCAGGATCTGATCTCCGCGCTCCAGAGTTGGCACCCAGCGCGGAGAGCCAACCGCAAGGCCCGTGGCTGA